From a region of the Balaenoptera ricei isolate mBalRic1 chromosome 11, mBalRic1.hap2, whole genome shotgun sequence genome:
- the TMEM158 gene encoding transmembrane protein 158 — protein MLPLLAALLAAACPLPPARGGAADAPGLLGAPLNASVNASSADEPAAPRLLASAAPGAPERPGPEEEAAAPCNISVQRQMLSSLLVRWGRPRGFQCDLLLFSTNAHGRAFFAAAFHRVGPPLLIEHLGLAAGGAQQDLRLCVGCGWVRGRRPGRLRPAGATAGAPTALPAYPAAESPGPLWLQGEPLHFCCLDFSLEELQGEPGWRLNRKPIESTLVACFMTLVIVVWSVAALIWPVPIIAGFLPNGMEQRRTTASAAAAAAPAAVPAGTTAAAAAAAAAAAAAAAVTSGAATK, from the coding sequence CGGACGCGCCGGGCCTCCTCGGGGCGCCCCTCAACGCCTCGGTCAACGCGTCGTCTGCGGACGAGCCTGCCGCCCCGCGGCTGCTGGCCTCGGCGGCGCCCGGGGCCCCCGAGCGCCCCGGCccggaggaggaggcggcggcgccgTGCAACATCAGCGTGCAGCGACAGATGCTGAGCTCGCTGCTCGTGCGCTGGGGCCGCCCGCGGGGCTTCCAGTGCGACCTGCTCCTCTTCTCCACCAACGCGCACGGCCGCGCCTTCTTCGCCGCCGCCTTCCACCGAGTCGGGCCGCCGCTACTTATCGAGCACCTAGGGCTGGCGGCGGGCGGCGCGCAGCAGGACCTGCGCCTCTGCGTGGGCTGCGGCTGGGTGCGCGGCCGCCGCCCCGGCCGCCTCCGGCCCGCCGGCGCCACCGCCGGGGCGCCCACCGCGCTGCCCGCCTACCCCGCAGCCGAGTCCCCCGGGCCGCTGTGGCTGCAGGGAGAGCCGCTGCATTTCTGCTGCCTGGACTTCAGCCTGGAGGAGCTGCAGGGCGAGCCGGGCTGGCGGCTGAACCGCAAGCCCATCGAGTCCACGCTGGTGGCCTGcttcatgaccctggtcatcGTCGTGTGGAGCGTGGCCGCCCTCATCTGGCCGGTGCCCATCATCGCCGGCTTCCTGCCCAACGGCATGGAGCAGCGCCGGACCACCgccagcgccgccgccgccgccgcccccgccgctgTACCCGCTGGGACCACCGCcgccgcagccgcagccgcagccgctGCCGCCGCAGCCGCGGCCGTCACCTCGGGGGCGGCGACCAAGTGA